The region TCTCTCAATTACAAGGTTTGCTGGAGACTGCCAGTGCCCTGGGGGCACAACGTTTAAATGTCTGCGGGGATGATCCTGATCGTGCGCGGCTAACTGATAATTTTGCTCATCTGTGTGAGCTTGCTAAATCTTACGGACTGCGTGTTGAGTTGGAGTATATGGCTTGGCGAGCGGTAAAACATTTCGATGATGCACTCGAAGTGGTTGTGGCGGCAGATCAAACTAACGGGGGAGTGCTGATTGATGCACTCCATCTGTTTCGTACCGGTGGTTCACCTCAAGATGTTCATCGGGCGCCTCCTGGTGCTATCAGTTTTGTGCAGTTGTGTGATGCAGTCGCGCAGGTGCCGGATACGCCCGAAACTTTGTTGCTGGAGGCGCGCTCTGGTCGTCTTGCACCTGGCTGTGGCATGCTGCCACTCAATGAATTACTGGCGGAGCTGGATGATAAAGCAGTTCTGTCTCTTGAAGTCCCTACAAATGGTGATTTAAGTGCCGAAAAACACGCTGAAAACATTTTTAAAGCGACACAGAAAATGATGGCAGCTATTAAAGCCCCGGTGTG is a window of Shewanella sp. VB17 DNA encoding:
- a CDS encoding sugar phosphate isomerase/epimerase, with amino-acid sequence MNIITQPKLALAHLSVLDVPPLELVSLAANIGYSSIGLRLYPAFHGSVFYELPVGSKVCQQMQQRLKDEEVTVNDIEFIGIGEHFNVSQLQGLLETASALGAQRLNVCGDDPDRARLTDNFAHLCELAKSYGLRVELEYMAWRAVKHFDDALEVVVAADQTNGGVLIDALHLFRTGGSPQDVHRAPPGAISFVQLCDAVAQVPDTPETLLLEARSGRLAPGCGMLPLNELLAELDDKAVLSLEVPTNGDLSAEKHAENIFKATQKMMAAIKAPVCL